A stretch of DNA from Anaerolineales bacterium:
GCCCTGGCGGGTGATATCAGCCAGCTTGAATTTCCTGATACCCTCATTGCTCAGGTCGTGGAAAAATTTGGCGGATTGGACTTGCTGGTAACCAATGCCGGTGGACCTCCTGCTGGCAAATTTGAAACTTTCGATGAGCAATCCTGGCAAAAAGCTGTGGATCTCTCGTTTCTCTTGCATGTCCGTCTGATCAGAGCAGCCTTGCCGTACCTGCGCCGGTCAGCTTGCGCCAGCGTGCTTACGCTCACCTCCTATTCGGTAAAACAGCCAATCCCCAACCTGGTGTTATCTAACAGCGCCAGGGCAGCCACAGTCGGCCTGACTAAAAGCCTGGCACTTGAGCTTGGTCCTGAAGGCATCCGTTTTAATTCAATCTTGCCTGGTTGGACTGCCACCGAGCGGGTGATTGAGATCATGTCCTTCCGGGCGCAAGCGAATGGAACCACTGTTGATGATGAGATCAACAAACAGGCAAAAGAGGCTGCCTTGGGCCGCATGGCTCGCCCAGAGGAAGTAGCCAATGCAGCTGTATTCCTGCTATCACCCGCGGCTGCCTATATCACCGGCGTGATGCTCACGGTTGACGGCGGGATATACAAAGGCACACAATAATGCGAAATTGCCTAAATAACGGATAAATTTAAACCGGAGCTGTATTAAAGCTATCGGCAGCTGCCTTATAAACTCATGCAGCTGCCAGTAATCTCCATTGTCATATGCAGCCTGGCCTCCATGGGCCAGGTGTTGACGATTTATGATTTCCAATAATTAAAGGGTGATTTCCAGCAATCCTTCACCCAGGGCGCGCAGTTTATCAACATTAAGCTCACTAAGCCTCACTGCCAGCTCGAGATAGGGCTGGTTAATTGGCTTGCTGATGAAGTCTTGAAGCTCAGCAGGTAGACCCAGGAAACCGCTGACGGTTTGTTTTTCAGTAAACCATTTGCCGACCGGCCCTTGATGATCCTCGAACTCATCGATTGAGCTGTTTAGGACCATGATAAGGGCTTCCAGCTCAGGCAGTGGGATGGATGCTTCGCCTCGCTCATAAGCTTCCAGGCTGGCAGCAGGGATCCCCGCCTGAGTAGCAAGATCTTCAACCGACTGTGTAGCTGCATTCCGGTTTTGCTGAATAAGGTAACCAATCGCCTTCTGCCTGATTTGTTTGAGTTGCTCGGGATCATCCACCTTATTACGGTCGACCGACTTTAAAAGCTCATTCTCCCAGAAATGCTCGAGGGGAATATCCAGGTAAAACGCTAATATCTCCAATTCTGGCAGGGTTGGCGGCCTTTCGCCACTTTCCACTGCAGCCAGCTCATCATTCGAAATGCCCAAAGCAGCAGCGCATACTTCAACGCTTTTCCCTGATTTTTCCCTGGCATCGCGCATCAAAATACCCAGCTTCTTAGCTCGGATGATCTTTAAAATCGGATTTATCGTCATCTGATTACCTCTATCAATACACAACCCTGATCTTCTCTGTGAGGGTAAAGGACTTATTTTTCCGGCAATACAGGCATGATATAACCCACACCGGAGCGGGTCACAATATGGGTAGGTTCATTCTGATCCCGTTCCAGCTTTTGTCGCAAGCGGGAAATGCTCACCCACAGGATTTCCTTATCTTTTTGATACTCGACGCCCCATACATCCCGCAATAACTGTTCCGAGGGAATTACCGTGCCAATATTTTGGGCAAGCTGGAGCAGGATGCGGTATTCTGTGGCAGATAAATAGACCATCTTCCCGTTGAGGAAAACTTCGGCTTTTGCCAGGTCAATATCCATATCGCCATGATGAAAGATCGACGGTGCAGCCATGGGCGCAGGTTTGGCTGCCCGACGCAGGACAGCCCTCACCCTGGCCAACAATTCCGTCGCTGAAAACGGCTTGACGATATAATCATCGGCTCCCAAATCAAGGCCTCGCACGCGATCCTTCTCCTCCCCCTTAACGGTGACCATGATGATCGGCACAGTGGAAAACTTTCTGATACGCTCACAGGTTGTAAACCCGTCCAGAACCGGCATCATAACGTCCAACAAAACCAGGTCAGGCTTTTCGTTAGCTACTATATCCAGCGCTTGCTGGCCGTTGTATGCCTTGAGCACATCGTAATTGTCCGATATCAGGTTTGCTTCCATCAGGCGTACATAACGCGGCTCATCGTCGACGATCAAAATCTTCTTAGTCATGGGTTGCCTCCTCTCCCAGTGTAGCAATATCAAGATTATCAAACTTGGTCGGTAGGGTTATTGTAAAATTAGTGCCTTGTGATACCACAGAGCTCACGGTTATTTCGCCACCGTGACCATGGATAATTTCCTGAACGATATATAGCCCCAATCCGGTACCATGGTTCGCCACGCGAGTCTCAGGCACCCGATAGAATCGTTCAAATAGATGTCCAAGATGTTCTTCAGCGATACCTGGCCCATGATCTTCCACGGTGATCACACAATTGTCGGTATTATTTTTTAACGTGATCTGTACTTCTGAACCTGGTGCATATTTTACTGCATTGCTCAATAAGTTATCGAACACCTGTGTAATGCGCGTTGGGTCTGCCATAACGACCACGTCGTGATCGCCCCGCAGTTGGACGGAAAGTGTGGAATAGTGGGTGGTGCTTCGTACGACGATCTCACGCAGCATCATATCTATGCGTACTGGTTGGAGCTGCATGAACATTGTGCCAGCTTTCAGCCGTGCAGAATCAAGCAAATCTTCAATCAGGTTGTGCAAACGGTCTGCTTCTTCATCAATAATAGTCAGAAATTCGCGCCTTGAATTATCATCCCAGGCGGTGTCGTCCCTGAGCAGCGTAGTTGCATACCCCTTGATAAATCCAATCGGGGTACGCAGCTCGTGTGAAATCGTGGTGATGAAATCATCCTGCATA
This window harbors:
- a CDS encoding 3-oxoacyl-ACP reductase, producing the protein MDLQLRNKRALVTGSSRGLGYAIAHLLASEGCRVAINSRNDQTLQASAQRMADETQGEVLALAGDISQLEFPDTLIAQVVEKFGGLDLLVTNAGGPPAGKFETFDEQSWQKAVDLSFLLHVRLIRAALPYLRRSACASVLTLTSYSVKQPIPNLVLSNSARAATVGLTKSLALELGPEGIRFNSILPGWTATERVIEIMSFRAQANGTTVDDEINKQAKEAALGRMARPEEVANAAVFLLSPAAAYITGVMLTVDGGIYKGTQ
- a CDS encoding DNA-binding response regulator; translated protein: MTKKILIVDDEPRYVRLMEANLISDNYDVLKAYNGQQALDIVANEKPDLVLLDVMMPVLDGFTTCERIRKFSTVPIIMVTVKGEEKDRVRGLDLGADDYIVKPFSATELLARVRAVLRRAAKPAPMAAPSIFHHGDMDIDLAKAEVFLNGKMVYLSATEYRILLQLAQNIGTVIPSEQLLRDVWGVEYQKDKEILWVSISRLRQKLERDQNEPTHIVTRSGVGYIMPVLPEK